A genomic window from Deinococcus aestuarii includes:
- a CDS encoding LCP family protein: protein MRRRPVLLLLLLLAGLVALLSPAAPALARYGAMPRKAEGPVTLLLAGVTPNYPPSPVWPYPAAPEDYSGLTDTLVLAQFRPDGTANLLSIPRDTWINIPGWGFGKINGSNVHGGPDMLVEAVQSLTGVRVDGYALLSLHAVRSLTDAAGGVTLDVPQRMKYDDKAGGLHIDLHPGRQHLSGQQAEGFLRFRKDGLGDIGRVARQQTYLGAMAGQVKNPVHWWRLPGMVAALDANTKSNLTRAEVGALLGSALGGVKINMHTVPGDFGGGGTWLPDRAGLQAIVREHFRDPNDPRRLTVAVVNVGAPGGSARRLKARLEELGYQDVRISDGPRADVPTTVTGRAAAAVLSDVGHGQLSDVEGVPGADVTVRLGSDTPAN, encoded by the coding sequence GTGCGCCGCCGTCCCGTCCTCCTCCTCCTGCTCCTCCTCGCGGGGCTCGTCGCCCTGCTGTCTCCCGCTGCCCCCGCCCTGGCCCGTTACGGGGCCATGCCCCGCAAGGCGGAGGGCCCGGTCACGCTGCTGCTCGCGGGGGTCACGCCGAACTACCCGCCCAGCCCGGTGTGGCCCTACCCGGCGGCCCCCGAGGACTACAGCGGCCTGACCGACACCCTCGTGCTCGCGCAGTTCCGCCCCGACGGCACGGCGAACCTGCTCTCCATTCCGCGCGACACGTGGATAAATATTCCCGGCTGGGGATTCGGCAAGATCAACGGTTCGAACGTCCACGGCGGACCCGACATGCTAGTGGAGGCGGTGCAGAGCCTGACGGGCGTGCGGGTGGACGGGTACGCCCTGCTCTCGCTCCACGCCGTGCGCTCGCTCACCGACGCGGCGGGCGGCGTGACCCTCGACGTGCCCCAGCGCATGAAGTACGACGACAAGGCGGGAGGGCTCCACATCGACCTGCACCCGGGGAGGCAGCACCTCAGCGGCCAGCAGGCGGAGGGCTTCTTGCGCTTCCGCAAGGACGGCCTCGGCGACATCGGGCGGGTGGCGCGGCAACAGACGTACCTGGGCGCGATGGCCGGGCAGGTCAAAAATCCGGTTCACTGGTGGCGTCTGCCCGGCATGGTCGCCGCGCTGGACGCGAACACGAAGTCCAACCTCACGCGGGCGGAGGTCGGCGCCCTCCTCGGCTCGGCGCTGGGCGGCGTGAAGATCAACATGCACACCGTTCCCGGCGACTTCGGGGGCGGCGGAACCTGGCTGCCCGACCGCGCGGGCCTGCAAGCCATCGTGCGCGAGCATTTCCGCGACCCGAACGATCCCCGCCGCCTCACCGTGGCCGTCGTCAACGTCGGTGCCCCCGGCGGCTCCGCCCGCCGCCTCAAGGCCCGGCTGGAGGAGTTGGGCTATCAGGACGTGCGGATTTCCGACGGCCCACGCGCCGACGTGCCCACCACGGTCACCGGCCGGGCCGCCGCCGCCGTCCTGAGCGACGTGGGCCACGGGCAGCTCTCCGACGTGGAGGGCGTCCCCGGCGCGGACGTGACGGTGAGGCTGGGAAGCGACACCCCGGCGAACTGA
- a CDS encoding alpha-amylase family glycosyl hydrolase — MTQPLSGRLQWWQSGIIYQIYPRSFQDASGDGVGDLRGITARLGYVASLGVEAVWLSPIFTSPMRDFGYDVADYVDIDPLFGTLGDFDALVAEAKRLGLRVMLDFVPNHTSSDHEWFREALTGRDSPKRDWYVWRDAAPDGGPPNNWKSFFGGGAWTLDETSGQYYLHQFLPSQPDLNWRNPEVRAAMADVLRFWMRRGVDGFRVDVIWLLAEDERFLDEPENPEWQLGQVEHNSLLHIYTQDQPETHAYIRELRQVLDEFSTPEHERMMVGEIYLPVDRLLPFAGTRDAPMVHLPFNFHLILMGWDAAEIRAFADLYDAACRMADTWPNWVLGNHDQHRFKTRVGSAQYRVAQTLLLTLRGTPTAYYGDEIGMENVPVPLEKMVDPAGLQQPDVPSASRDPERTPMQWDSGPNAGFAPAGATPWLPLAADHETVNVQAQEDDPASDLNYFRALTRLRREHSVLIGGDYRSLDTGYADVFAFERTQGGERVTVLLNFGGEERDLGEVARGRVLLSSLNDSPASGTVLRGNEARILG, encoded by the coding sequence GTGACGCAACCTCTTTCGGGCAGGCTCCAGTGGTGGCAGAGCGGCATCATCTACCAGATCTACCCGCGTTCCTTTCAGGACGCCTCGGGCGACGGCGTGGGCGACCTGCGCGGGATCACGGCGCGGCTGGGGTACGTGGCCTCGCTGGGGGTGGAGGCGGTGTGGCTCTCCCCCATCTTCACCAGCCCGATGCGCGACTTCGGGTACGACGTGGCCGATTACGTGGACATCGACCCCCTCTTCGGCACGCTGGGGGACTTCGACGCGCTCGTGGCGGAGGCGAAGAGGCTGGGCCTGCGGGTGATGCTCGACTTCGTGCCCAACCACACGTCCTCGGACCATGAGTGGTTCCGGGAGGCCCTGACCGGACGGGACAGCCCGAAGCGCGACTGGTACGTTTGGCGCGACGCGGCACCCGACGGCGGCCCGCCGAACAACTGGAAGTCCTTTTTCGGGGGCGGCGCGTGGACGCTCGACGAGACCAGCGGGCAGTATTACCTCCACCAGTTCCTGCCCTCTCAACCCGACCTCAACTGGCGCAACCCCGAGGTGCGGGCGGCGATGGCGGACGTGCTGCGCTTCTGGATGCGGCGGGGGGTGGACGGCTTCCGGGTGGACGTGATCTGGCTGCTCGCGGAGGACGAGCGCTTCCTCGACGAGCCGGAAAACCCCGAGTGGCAGCTCGGTCAGGTCGAGCACAACAGCCTCCTGCACATCTACACGCAGGACCAGCCCGAGACGCACGCCTACATCCGCGAGTTGCGGCAAGTTCTGGATGAATTTTCGACGCCAGAACACGAGCGCATGATGGTGGGCGAGATCTACCTCCCAGTGGACCGCCTGCTCCCCTTCGCGGGCACGCGGGACGCGCCGATGGTGCATCTGCCCTTCAACTTCCACCTCATCCTGATGGGGTGGGACGCCGCCGAGATTCGCGCCTTCGCCGACCTGTACGACGCGGCGTGCCGGATGGCGGACACCTGGCCGAACTGGGTCCTGGGCAACCACGACCAGCACCGCTTCAAGACGCGGGTGGGATCGGCGCAGTACCGGGTCGCCCAGACCCTGCTGCTGACCCTGCGCGGCACGCCGACCGCCTACTACGGCGACGAGATCGGCATGGAGAACGTGCCCGTCCCTCTGGAGAAGATGGTGGACCCGGCGGGCCTCCAGCAGCCCGACGTGCCGAGCGCCAGCCGCGACCCCGAGCGCACGCCGATGCAGTGGGATTCCGGCCCGAACGCGGGCTTCGCCCCGGCGGGCGCGACCCCCTGGCTCCCCCTCGCCGCCGACCACGAGACGGTGAACGTGCAGGCGCAGGAGGACGACCCCGCGAGCGACCTGAACTACTTCCGGGCCCTGACGCGACTGCGCCGCGAGCATTCGGTCCTGATCGGCGGCGACTACCGCTCGCTGGACACCGGCTACGCGGACGTCTTCGCCTTCGAGCGCACGCAGGGAGGCGAGCGCGTGACCGTCCTCCTCAACTTCGGCGGCGAGGAGCGCGACCTGGGCGAGGTGGCACGGGGCCGCGTGCTCCTGAGCAGCCTGAACGACAGCCCGGCGAGTGGGACGGTGCTGCGGGGGAATGAGGCGCGAATTCTGGGGTAG
- a CDS encoding serine/threonine-protein kinase: MPLAGQVVGEGVRLVRPLGRGSHSVVYFAVGPQGQPCAVKIFGAPFADHAVREYRHGRNLDHPRLVRVLSATQVDDRPALVTTLARGVTLFGRYPRRPALTLERQAFLLTLAHVLGALDHLHTCGLVHRDLKPENVLVEADGSATLVDLDLSGPVREVFPVPTRVGTAAFQSPEAARGEPLGYESDLYGVGVLLGWGLTGELPDPGTPTLFGDDPLSPLHAALTDPDRTRRPASAREVRETLLRLAGLPY, encoded by the coding sequence ATGCCGCTGGCGGGTCAGGTGGTGGGGGAGGGGGTGAGGCTCGTGCGCCCCCTCGGTCGCGGCTCTCACAGCGTGGTGTACTTCGCGGTCGGGCCCCAGGGGCAGCCGTGCGCGGTCAAGATTTTCGGGGCCCCCTTCGCGGATCACGCCGTGCGGGAATACCGCCACGGCCGGAACCTCGACCACCCGCGCCTCGTCCGGGTGCTCTCCGCCACGCAGGTGGATGACCGGCCTGCCCTCGTCACGACGCTCGCGCGGGGCGTCACCCTCTTCGGGCGCTACCCCCGGCGGCCCGCCCTCACCCTGGAGCGTCAGGCCTTCTTGCTCACCCTCGCACACGTGCTCGGGGCGCTCGACCACCTGCACACCTGCGGGCTCGTCCACCGCGACCTCAAGCCCGAAAACGTCCTCGTGGAGGCGGACGGCAGCGCGACCCTGGTGGACCTCGACCTCTCGGGCCCGGTGCGTGAAGTCTTTCCCGTCCCCACCCGTGTCGGCACCGCCGCCTTCCAGAGTCCGGAGGCGGCGCGCGGCGAGCCCCTGGGCTATGAAAGCGACCTCTACGGCGTCGGCGTGTTGCTGGGGTGGGGCCTGACCGGAGAGCTGCCCGATCCCGGCACCCCCACCCTCTTCGGCGACGATCCCCTCTCGCCCCTCCACGCCGCCCTCACCGACCCCGACCGCACCCGCCGCCCGGCGAGCGCGCGCGAGGTGCGGGAGACGCTGCTGAGGCTGGCGGGGTTGCCGTACTGA
- a CDS encoding manganese catalase family protein, whose protein sequence is MFYYDGKLQYPVRVETPDPRFARALQQAIGGVEGEMRVCLQYLFQAFGARGPGKYRDMLLATGTEEIAHIEMLATAVAMNLEGSASAMQEAAAKANPLVEAVMGGGDPRQYLSAGMAALASDANGVPFDGSHVYASGNLAADMYANVTAEATGRALACRLFELTDDPGMKDMLRFLIARDTMHQQQWLAVIEELGGHPGTLPIPNSFPVGEELREVSYDYVFTGIEGVEPPQGRWTQGPSLDGMGEFRLVAAQPVGQEPRLAPPTPQAYAETQQMTEAAGVKDGPLP, encoded by the coding sequence ATGTTCTATTACGACGGCAAGTTGCAGTATCCAGTTCGTGTCGAGACGCCCGACCCCCGCTTTGCCCGCGCCCTGCAACAGGCCATCGGCGGCGTGGAGGGCGAGATGCGGGTGTGTCTCCAGTATCTCTTCCAGGCCTTCGGCGCCCGCGGCCCGGGGAAGTACCGCGACATGCTGCTGGCGACCGGCACCGAGGAGATCGCCCATATCGAGATGCTGGCGACCGCCGTGGCGATGAACCTGGAGGGGTCTGCCAGCGCCATGCAGGAGGCCGCCGCGAAGGCCAATCCCCTGGTGGAGGCCGTGATGGGCGGCGGTGACCCGCGCCAGTACCTCTCGGCGGGGATGGCCGCGCTCGCCTCCGACGCCAACGGGGTGCCCTTCGACGGCTCACACGTGTACGCGAGCGGCAACCTCGCCGCCGACATGTACGCCAACGTGACCGCCGAGGCGACGGGCCGGGCGCTGGCCTGCCGCCTCTTCGAGCTCACCGACGACCCCGGCATGAAGGACATGCTGCGCTTCCTGATCGCGCGCGACACCATGCACCAGCAGCAGTGGCTCGCCGTGATCGAGGAACTCGGCGGGCACCCCGGCACCCTGCCGATCCCCAACTCCTTCCCGGTGGGGGAGGAACTGCGCGAGGTGAGCTACGACTACGTGTTCACCGGCATCGAGGGCGTCGAGCCTCCGCAGGGCCGCTGGACCCAGGGTCCCTCGCTCGACGGGATGGGCGAGTTCCGCCTCGTCGCCGCCCAGCCGGTGGGCCAGGAGCCCAGGCTCGCGCCGCCCACGCCCCAGGCCTACGCCGAGACCCAGCAGATGACGGAGGCGGCTGGCGTGAAGGACGGACCACTCCCCTGA